A window of Arcobacter acticola genomic DNA:
AAGATTTTTTCCCCACACCACTTTCTCCTAGTATTAAGGCATTTACTTCAACAGCTTGTAAAAGTTTGGCTGAATTTAATATCTCTTTTGAAATACCATCTTTTGCTATGTATTCTTGCATTTTATATTACCTTTTTCTAAATCTTAAAAAGTTACAGTTAGAAAATATTATACTGTATAAAAATGAAAACTTTATAAAAAATTGTATATAAAATAGACAAATATATCATTAAAATAAAAATAATATTTTAACTTAGTATATGCCATAATATAAAAACTAAAAAAGAGTATATCTTGGAAAATAAAAATACATTTCTTATTAAAAATCTTGTTCTTCTTATTTCTATTTGTGTTGTAATTATTTTAGCAGGAAGTAATTGGATTTTAACAAAAGAAAAAGAGTTGTTATCCCAAAAATACACTAATATAACTTCCAATTTACAAGATAAAATTAACTCTTTAATCGAAACAAAAAAAAATGCTACTTTGGCTATTGCATTAACACTTGCAGAAAATGATAAAGCAAAAGATGCACTTCTTCATGAGAAAAATTTAGATTATGATTTAAATGAATTATCAGAAAAACTTAAAAATTATACTGACTATAAAAATGTATGGTTTCATATTATTGATAGTTCTGGAGTTTCAGTTTATCGTAGTTGGACTGAAGATAAAAATGATAAAATAAAAAATTATAGATTAGATTTACAAGAAATATTATTAAACCCTAAAGTAAAAAATAGTATTAGTGTGGGAATTTATGATATTACCTTTAAATCTATGATTCCTATTTATAAAGATGAAAAATTTATAGGAATTTTAGAGTGTATAACTCATTTTAATTCTATTACAAGAGAGTTAAGAAATAATCAAATGTTAGAACCAATAATTTTAGTTGATAAGTTATTTACAAATCAATTAAGGGAAAATAGTTTCACAAAAATATTTTTACAAGATTATTATGTTGCTAATTTATCAGTTTCAAATGAAATATTGAAATATTTAGATTCACAAGATTTAGAAGAGTTTTTAAAAATAAAAGATTATTTAATAAAAGATGAAAATTTAGTGATAAATATTCCAATTATGGAAGATGGAGTAAAACTAGCTGATATGTTGATTTTTCAAAATATAAATAAATTAAATGTATCAGAAATTAGTGAATTTAAAAAACGTTCATTTTCATATCTAATCTTTTTTGTGCTTATTTCATGTTTAATAATTTCTATTTGGAATTATTATATTTATACTAAAAGATTAAAAGAACTCAATAATATTTTACAAGAAACAGTAAATGATGCTGTTATTAGAAATGATGAAAAAAACAAAATACTATTTCAGCAAAATAAAATGGCTGCAATAGGAGAAATGATAGGAAATATTGCTCACCAGTGGAGACAACCTTTGTCAGTTATTACAACAGCTGCTTCATCAATAAAATTAAAAAAAGAATTAAATATTTTAGAAGATAATGAGCATAAAGAATCATTAAACTATATTATTGAAGCATCAAATTACTTATCAAATACTATTGATGATTTTCAATATTACTTTTCTCCAGATAAATCAAAAAATGTTTTTTATACAGAAGATTTAATAAATAAATTACTAAAACTAATAGGTGCAGAGTTTAAAAAAAATAATATAAATGTAATTAAACAAATAGAAAACTTAGAAATACTTAATTATGAAAATGAAATATTACAAGTATTAATTAACATTTTAAATAATGCGAAAGATGAATTAAAAAAAGATTCTAGTAAATCATTTGGATATGTTTTTATTGATTTGTATAAAGAAAATGAGACTTTAATAATTAAAATAAAAGATAATGCAGGTGGAATTAAAGAAGAGATTATTGATAGAATTTTTGAACCATATTTTACCACTAAACATCAAAGTCAAGGAACAGGAATTGGACTTTATATGTCAGAAGAGATTATTGTTAAGCATATAAAAGGAACTATTAAAGTATCAAATGAGAAATTTACCTATTTAAATAGAGATTTTATTGGTGCAATGTTTGAGATTACTATACCTTTATAGGTAATTCTAAAATAGAATTACCTAACTCTCTTTGTTGAGAAATAAATAAAAATTGTTAAAGAAATCAAAATTAATGCAATTCCTGCGATTAAATAAAATGCATTTATCATTTGAACATAATCATTTAAAGCTATTTTAAATACAACAATTAAAGCTTCAATAGAAAGTGCAATAATAATAGTTGTTAAAAACTTAGTTAATATTTTAGTTTCAACTTTAGCATTTTTTGAATAGGATTTGAAAAATACCTCTTGCTCTAATATGGTTTTAGCCAAATCAAATATTGCAATACTCAAAGTCAATGCAATAATAGGTTTGAATATCATCTCTAAAGATAATTCATGACTAGAAACAAGATACATAATAAAATCATATAAAGAAAATAAAATAGTAATTATTGATAAAACTATCATTGAAAATCCAGCAAGAATATAAAACCCTTTTGTTATACCGTGGAATGGTTTATTTAATTCTATTAAGTTTAATTTTTGTAATAATATATCAATTTGGAAATCAAGAAAATATATCTCATCACCTTCTTTAACAGTTATTGTAACACAGTTACTTCTTGTGGCACTACTAATATATGGTTTAGAAAATGCTATATTAGATTCTTTAAAATGTAATTTAGATATTAAATGTGATCTATCTTTATCTTTTGCATTTATGTCATTTCTATATCTATAATAATTACAAGAAGTTTGTATCTTAGTCTCTTTATTAACAATATATACAAGCTCTAAAGATGGAAATACCTTATAAAGCTGTGCAAAATCATTTTTTTTATGACCATTTAAATTTCCAATATTTTTTATACTCTCTTGTAAAAAATATTCTATATCTTCTTGATGTTGTATATAGGTTTCGAAAAATTCTCTCATATATATCCTATGTATTTTTTTCTAATTATATGAAAAAATTTACTAACTAAGATTTATTTATTGTATATTATTTAAACATATGTTTGTTTTATATTTCTATATTAAATTCTTTAATCATATTATCTGCCAACTGTTGTAAACTATTTTGGTCTACAGTTTTATCAACATTTTCCGTTATTTTAATAATATTTTGATGGTACTTTTTAAGATAATCTAATATCTTAGGATCTTTTTTATATGGATTATTAATTAAAGCTCCTGAATCTAACATTAGAATTACAAGATCTTTTTTCCCCATAAATGCAGCATAATTTATAGGTCTAATTCCATATCCTCATCCACCAAAAACTCTTAATTAAGTAAATAGATAAAATCAGCTATAATAAGCATAAAAAAGAGATATTATGGCAAATAGATTTAGAGAGAAATTAGCAGAGAAAAGATCTAAAAAAGGTTATAAGGAAATAGCTTCTAAAAATAGATTATTGCAACTATTAGGTGAGATACCAGATCATAGAAAAGGTCAAGGTAAACTTCATAAATTGGAACATATTTTGTTTTTGTCAGTTATTGCACAATTAATGGGAGCAGTTAATTATAAAGAGATATGGGTATGGATTACAAAGCATATTCAAGATGATAAAATTAAAAAACTTTTAGGTGTAGAGTTTATAAAAACACCAGGAAGAAGTGCTATTGCAGAGATTTTAGCTGAAGTTAATTATCTAGAGTTAGAAAAAGTTTTTAGAATATGGATAAATGAATTGGTTGATACTTCTAATTTACCACAATTAGCTGTTGATGGTAAAGTTATGAATGGTAGTAGTGTAAATGCAAAACAATCAACACAAGTACTAAATGCAGTATTAGCAAATAGTGGAATAATATTAGCTCATAAAAAAATTGTAGAAAAATCAAATGAAGTACCCGCATTAAGAGAACTTATTGATGAATTAGATGATAGCTTTATATATACCTTTGATGCTATGAATAGTAAAAAAAACACTTGATAAAATTGAAAAGACAAATGATAATAAGTATTATTCTAAATTAAAAGGAAATCAAAAAAAGCTTTTGCAAAAAGCTATTAAAATATCCGATACACAAATACCTACAGATATCTATATATCTTCGTTAAAACAAGAAAGTAAATATCTTGTTCAAAGAAAAGTGTCTACTTTTACAAATGATAGTTGCTTTTACCATAATGGAATGACACATATAAAAACTATAATTAAAATTGATAAAACAATATACTCAAATAATAAAAAAACAGGTGAGATAAAAGAAATAGTAACAACATCATTTGCAATTGCAAACTTTAAAAATAGTGCAGAATTTTTCCATAATCTTCAACTCAATCATTGGAAAGTGGAGACAATGCACTTTTATAAAGATAAATCACTTTATGAAGATTTACATACTGCAAATATAAATCCAATGACTATGACAATATTAAGAAGCTTTGTTATAAATATTCTACACCTAAATAAAGTTAAATCTATCAAAAATCAGTTATTAGAAAACAGATGGGATTTAGATACTACTTTAGGATTATTATTAAAAATTTGTTTTTAGTGGATTGGAGTACTAATTCCAAATAAATCAGGTATATTTATAATCTCTTTATTATAATTATATATAAGTTTAAAATATTTAGTTGTATTCTTCCATATGCAAGTATGCATTATGGTTCTGCCTTTATTATCTGTAATTGTACAATCAGCTCTCATTTCTAATAATAACCTAATTGTATATTCACATTTTCCCCCAACTGCTAAATGTAAAGCTGTTAAGCTTTCATTGTTTTTAGCATTAATATCTACTCCTGAATTAATTAAGCTTTTTATTGTATTCAAGTACAACTTTTTATCTTTTATTAAATCCTTATTGTCATAATCCATTAATCTAAAAATTATATTATTTCCATCTTGATCTTTCTCATTTATATTAATACTTTTAGTTCTAAGTAACTTAAATAGTTTAAAATTAAAATTTAATATAGAATCAAAAAATAAAGGTCTTCCCTTTGAATTAAGTTTATTCATATTTGTATCTGATGTTTTTAGAATATTTTCTAATACAGTTGGATATTCAGCATTTTCATTTAATAGCTTTATATATTTATTTTCTAGAGTTCTTTTATTTTCTATGTATAAAATTATGTCAATTAATATTTCAATAAGTGATTTCCCAAATATGTTTTCAAGACTTGGATTTGCTCCATTTAATATATAAAAATTAATTAAGTCATTATTTCTAATACCATTTAAAGCTAAAATAGATAATACAGTTTCTCCATCATTATTATTGTGATTCATATTTAAGTTTGATTTTTTTAAAAATATATCTATTAATTCTCTATTTTCACTTCTTGTTACAAGGAAAAAAGCATTTTCATTTTTATTATCAAGTGCATTTAGATTAACTCCTAATCTAATAAGTTCTTTTATCATTTCTAAATGGCTAAATTTTAAATCTTCTTTATCTTTAGAAGTATTTAGATAATGAGTAATAGATTCCATTAATAAAGTACTTTTATGTCTATTTTTTACATTAATATCATGACCTAGTTTAACTGCTTTTTCAATTATTTCTAAGCTAGTAATTCCTTTT
This region includes:
- a CDS encoding ATP-binding protein; translated protein: MENKNTFLIKNLVLLISICVVIILAGSNWILTKEKELLSQKYTNITSNLQDKINSLIETKKNATLAIALTLAENDKAKDALLHEKNLDYDLNELSEKLKNYTDYKNVWFHIIDSSGVSVYRSWTEDKNDKIKNYRLDLQEILLNPKVKNSISVGIYDITFKSMIPIYKDEKFIGILECITHFNSITRELRNNQMLEPIILVDKLFTNQLRENSFTKIFLQDYYVANLSVSNEILKYLDSQDLEEFLKIKDYLIKDENLVINIPIMEDGVKLADMLIFQNINKLNVSEISEFKKRSFSYLIFFVLISCLIISIWNYYIYTKRLKELNNILQETVNDAVIRNDEKNKILFQQNKMAAIGEMIGNIAHQWRQPLSVITTAASSIKLKKELNILEDNEHKESLNYIIEASNYLSNTIDDFQYYFSPDKSKNVFYTEDLINKLLKLIGAEFKKNNINVIKQIENLEILNYENEILQVLINILNNAKDELKKDSSKSFGYVFIDLYKENETLIIKIKDNAGGIKEEIIDRIFEPYFTTKHQSQGTGIGLYMSEEIIVKHIKGTIKVSNEKFTYLNRDFIGAMFEITIPL
- a CDS encoding ISAs1 family transposase; this translates as MANRFREKLAEKRSKKGYKEIASKNRLLQLLGEIPDHRKGQGKLHKLEHILFLSVIAQLMGAVNYKEIWVWITKHIQDDKIKKLLGVEFIKTPGRSAIAEILAEVNYLELEKVFRIWINELVDTSNLPQLAVDGKVMNGSSVNAKQSTQVLNAVLANSGIILAHKKIVEKSNEVPALRELIDELDDSFIYTFDAMNSKKNT
- a CDS encoding ankyrin repeat domain-containing protein — protein: MFKKFLNNNKYNEEELIKELLNPSFNLDKIDKIMNSLSVDLNHLYFEEELVFHICCKKDLFQAVLWFIDKKINLELENSEKETAIFYATQSKTTAIIQALVENGINIDHLNIYKRTAIQDAVISANNRIVNYLIQVTGNLSNCDIHGNNLIFDAIANGNIDIIRKIGSIDKININQINEDGQTIMHKESVLRNDNLAILLLELGANPTITDKDGNCYLFSAVSKGITSLEIIEKAVKLGHDINVKNRHKSTLLMESITHYLNTSKDKEDLKFSHLEMIKELIRLGVNLNALDNKNENAFFLVTRSENRELIDIFLKKSNLNMNHNNNDGETVLSILALNGIRNNDLINFYILNGANPSLENIFGKSLIEILIDIILYIENKRTLENKYIKLLNENAEYPTVLENILKTSDTNMNKLNSKGRPLFFDSILNFNFKLFKLLRTKSININEKDQDGNNIIFRLMDYDNKDLIKDKKLYLNTIKSLINSGVDINAKNNESLTALHLAVGGKCEYTIRLLLEMRADCTITDNKGRTIMHTCIWKNTTKYFKLIYNYNKEIINIPDLFGISTPIH